Proteins encoded by one window of Thioalkalivibrio sp. XN279:
- a CDS encoding toll/interleukin-1 receptor domain-containing protein translates to MSDAYRAFISYSHEDEAWAGWLQRGLERYRVPSRLRAARPELPRRLYPVFRDREELASSGDLGDSIRTALARAEALVVVCSPAAAASRWVNEEIRLFRSLAPGRPVLCLMVAGDPDPASGDCAFPPALRRDDEGAVLPEPLAADPREHADGRRGALLKIAAGLLGVGVDALRQRDQQRRVRVASGVAALASVVALLTIGLAINAQLAREEAELRRGQAEGLISFMLGDLRARLEPLGQLDMLDAVGAQAMQYFAELGDKGSEEEVLARAMALRQIGEVRFHRGQLQEALDAFNESRDIAAALHEHYPQQDRYLFELGQAEFWVGYVGWEQNRLDVAAQGMQTYMTHTRTLLERDPANPDYRLELAYALSNLGAIARQQREFPRALQYFQDSVGATRVLSDADPDNARLLTMLSEGWSWIGSTLEDLARLPEAEAAFEKSMGFATAAYALSDSPLDREQASDMATFLADTLLYQGKVEPALQRFRESLPIHEELARHDPTNARWELALYRTRRKLAEVAVATTMAGPDRAELQAVISGLDGLVELDTSAAGPRRQLALALRVQALVELAADRPELALAQAQRARDVLAAGETDLGTQGTDAALVSETLGSAAAAAGELERAHAAWQTALDALPEAEVRNLMQKALYARLTTRLGRAAEAQGVAAELAALGWADPRHPLPDPGSNEP, encoded by the coding sequence ATGAGCGACGCCTACCGGGCATTTATCAGCTACAGCCACGAGGACGAGGCCTGGGCAGGCTGGCTGCAGCGCGGACTGGAGCGATACCGGGTACCCAGCCGCCTCAGGGCCGCCCGGCCGGAACTGCCGCGCCGCCTGTATCCCGTGTTCCGCGATCGCGAAGAGCTGGCCTCCAGCGGCGACCTCGGAGACTCCATCCGCACGGCGCTGGCGCGCGCCGAGGCACTGGTCGTGGTCTGCTCGCCCGCCGCCGCGGCGTCGCGGTGGGTGAACGAGGAGATCCGGCTGTTCCGCTCTCTCGCACCCGGCCGGCCGGTGCTGTGCCTGATGGTCGCCGGCGACCCCGACCCCGCCAGCGGCGATTGCGCCTTCCCGCCCGCGCTGCGCCGCGACGACGAGGGCGCCGTGCTGCCTGAGCCGCTCGCCGCCGATCCGCGCGAGCACGCCGACGGGCGCCGCGGGGCCTTGCTCAAGATCGCGGCGGGGCTGCTCGGCGTGGGCGTCGACGCCCTGCGGCAGCGCGACCAGCAACGCCGGGTGCGAGTCGCCTCGGGCGTGGCCGCGCTGGCCTCGGTCGTGGCGCTGCTCACCATCGGCCTCGCGATCAATGCCCAGCTCGCGCGCGAGGAAGCCGAGCTGCGGCGCGGACAGGCCGAAGGCCTGATCAGCTTCATGCTCGGCGACCTGCGCGCGCGACTCGAGCCGCTCGGCCAGCTCGACATGCTGGACGCCGTCGGCGCACAGGCCATGCAGTACTTCGCCGAGCTCGGCGACAAGGGTAGCGAGGAAGAGGTGCTGGCGCGCGCCATGGCGCTGCGCCAGATCGGCGAAGTGCGCTTTCACCGCGGGCAGCTGCAGGAGGCGCTGGACGCCTTCAACGAGTCGCGGGACATCGCCGCGGCGCTGCACGAGCATTATCCGCAGCAGGACCGGTACCTCTTCGAACTGGGCCAGGCCGAATTCTGGGTCGGCTACGTGGGATGGGAGCAGAACCGGCTCGACGTGGCGGCGCAGGGCATGCAGACCTACATGACGCATACGCGCACGTTGCTCGAGCGCGACCCCGCCAATCCCGACTACCGGCTCGAGCTCGCCTACGCCCTGTCCAACCTGGGCGCGATCGCGCGCCAGCAACGCGAGTTCCCGCGCGCACTGCAGTATTTCCAGGACTCGGTCGGGGCGACGCGAGTGCTGTCCGACGCCGACCCGGACAACGCACGCCTGCTCACCATGCTCAGCGAGGGCTGGTCATGGATCGGTTCGACGCTGGAGGATCTCGCGCGCCTGCCCGAGGCCGAAGCGGCCTTCGAAAAATCCATGGGATTTGCCACGGCGGCGTATGCGTTGAGCGATAGCCCGCTGGACCGCGAGCAGGCCAGCGACATGGCCACCTTCCTGGCCGACACGCTGCTGTACCAGGGCAAGGTGGAGCCGGCGTTGCAGCGCTTCCGCGAGTCGCTGCCGATTCACGAGGAACTGGCTCGACACGACCCGACCAACGCCCGCTGGGAGCTGGCGCTCTACCGCACGCGGCGCAAGCTCGCCGAAGTCGCCGTGGCCACGACAATGGCGGGACCCGACCGGGCCGAGTTGCAGGCCGTCATCAGCGGCCTGGACGGACTGGTCGAACTCGACACGTCGGCCGCCGGGCCACGGCGGCAGCTGGCGCTGGCCTTGCGCGTGCAGGCACTGGTCGAACTGGCGGCGGACCGGCCCGAGCTCGCCCTGGCCCAGGCCCAACGCGCCCGGGACGTGCTGGCGGCAGGCGAGACCGACCTTGGAACCCAGGGTACGGATGCGGCGCTGGTCAGCGAAACCCTGGGGTCGGCGGCGGCAGCGGCAGGCGAGCTCGAGCGGGCGCACGCAGCCTGGCAGACCGCGCTCGATGCGCTGCCCGAGGCCGAGGTGAGGAACCTGATGCAGAAGGCGCTCTATGCACGGCTCACTACCCGGCTCGGGCGCGCGGCCGAGGCACAGGGCGTCGCCGCCGAACTGGCCGCCCTCGGCTGGGCCGATCCAAGGCATCCCCTGCCCGACCCGGGCAGCAACGAGCCCTGA
- a CDS encoding NADP-dependent isocitrate dehydrogenase yields MSAVLAPLSYAPIPQNLPARTVAVAAGDGIGPEITAAVLGVLAEADPALSFQQVTVGLKAYESGAASGFGPEALDAVTEHGVILKGPVMTPSGGGYKSVNVSFRKLLGLYANVRPSIAYHPFVPSMHPAMDVVVIRENEEDTYAGIEHRQTGEVVQCLKLITRPGCERICRYAFEYARAHGRRKVTCMTKSNIMKLTDGLFQQVFEETARDYPEIAAEHMIIDIGTARMASRPGGFDVVVTPNLYGDILSDVAAEVSGSIGLAGSANIGRDCAMFEAVHGSAPDIAGRDIANPSGLLLAAVMMLHHLGRHAPATMIHNAWLRTLEDGIHTSDIFRPGISKRRVGTQAFAAAVSERLGLQPHHLPAARAAEAMPALHVDKVMAPARQATKELVGLDVFLHWDEAGRDPAVLGRRLETVRAGGLQFELITNRGVKVYPGGCPQTLRSDHWRCRFSGEAAGVSARDVPALLLQLAAAGLDVVKTENLYTFDGEPGFSRAQGA; encoded by the coding sequence ATGTCTGCTGTACTCGCCCCGCTCAGCTACGCCCCGATCCCGCAGAACCTGCCTGCCCGCACCGTGGCGGTCGCCGCCGGCGACGGCATCGGCCCCGAGATCACCGCCGCCGTGCTCGGCGTGCTCGCCGAGGCGGACCCGGCCCTCAGCTTCCAACAAGTCACCGTCGGGCTCAAGGCCTACGAGTCCGGCGCGGCCTCCGGCTTCGGTCCTGAGGCCCTGGATGCGGTCACCGAGCACGGCGTGATCCTGAAGGGCCCGGTGATGACCCCCTCCGGCGGCGGCTACAAGAGCGTCAACGTGTCCTTCCGCAAGCTGCTCGGCCTGTATGCCAACGTGCGGCCGAGCATCGCTTACCACCCCTTCGTGCCTTCCATGCATCCGGCCATGGACGTGGTCGTGATCCGAGAGAACGAGGAGGACACCTATGCCGGCATCGAGCACCGCCAGACCGGTGAGGTGGTGCAGTGCCTGAAGCTCATCACGCGGCCGGGCTGCGAGCGCATCTGCCGCTATGCCTTCGAGTACGCGCGCGCCCACGGCCGGCGCAAGGTCACCTGCATGACCAAGTCGAACATCATGAAACTGACCGACGGCCTGTTCCAGCAGGTGTTCGAGGAGACCGCGCGCGATTATCCGGAGATCGCCGCGGAGCACATGATCATCGACATCGGCACTGCGCGCATGGCCTCGCGCCCCGGGGGCTTTGACGTCGTGGTGACGCCCAACCTCTATGGCGACATTCTTTCCGACGTCGCCGCCGAGGTCTCCGGCTCCATCGGCCTCGCGGGCTCGGCCAACATCGGCCGCGACTGCGCCATGTTCGAGGCGGTCCACGGCTCGGCGCCCGACATCGCGGGGCGGGACATCGCCAACCCCTCCGGGCTCCTGCTCGCCGCGGTAATGATGCTGCATCACCTCGGGCGCCATGCCCCGGCGACGATGATCCACAACGCCTGGCTGCGCACGCTCGAGGACGGCATTCACACCAGCGACATCTTCCGCCCCGGCATCAGCAAGCGCCGGGTCGGCACCCAGGCCTTTGCCGCCGCGGTGAGCGAGCGGCTCGGACTGCAGCCCCACCACTTGCCGGCCGCCCGCGCCGCCGAGGCCATGCCGGCGCTGCATGTCGACAAGGTCATGGCGCCCGCCCGGCAGGCCACCAAGGAACTCGTCGGCCTCGACGTGTTCCTCCATTGGGACGAGGCGGGGCGGGATCCCGCGGTACTGGGGCGCCGCCTGGAGACGGTCCGGGCCGGCGGCCTGCAGTTCGAGCTCATCACCAACCGCGGGGTCAAGGTCTACCCGGGCGGCTGCCCGCAGACGCTGCGCTCCGACCACTGGCGCTGCCGCTTCTCCGGCGAGGCTGCTGGGGTCTCGGCGCGGGATGTGCCCGCGCTGCTGCTGCAACTGGCCGCGGCCGGACTGGACGTGGTGAAGACCGAGAACCTCTACACCTTCGACGGAGAGCCCGGCTTCTCCAGGGCGCAGGGCGCCTGA
- a CDS encoding winged helix-turn-helix domain-containing protein — MLVCLARNPDQVLREVAQQVGITERAVQRIVSELEAGGVVRRERQGRRNRYHLNLDAPLRHPLERHCTVGELLRSVTPPEA, encoded by the coding sequence GTGCTGGTGTGCCTGGCCAGGAACCCCGACCAGGTGCTGCGCGAGGTCGCCCAGCAGGTCGGCATCACCGAGCGCGCCGTGCAGCGCATCGTCTCGGAGCTGGAAGCCGGGGGCGTGGTGCGGCGCGAGCGCCAGGGCCGGCGCAACCGCTACCACCTCAACCTCGACGCGCCGCTGCGCCATCCGCTGGAGCGCCACTGCACCGTGGGGGAACTGCTGCGCTCGGTCACGCCGCCCGAGGCATGA
- the greB gene encoding transcription elongation factor GreB: MSRYRPPAPKSSPYITPEGAARLRAELDRLWREERPEVVRALADAAAEGDRSENAEYIYRKKQLGGIDRRIRFLRRRLSVLKVVDRTPAGTEQVFFGAWVTVEDETGAEARFRIVGPDEFDQAPEYISMDAPLARALLKRSPGDEVTLELAAGRKTWLLLEVTYEAPD; encoded by the coding sequence ATGAGTCGCTACCGCCCGCCGGCGCCGAAATCTTCGCCCTACATCACGCCCGAGGGCGCGGCCCGCCTGCGCGCCGAGCTCGACCGGCTGTGGCGCGAGGAACGCCCCGAGGTGGTGCGCGCGCTGGCGGACGCCGCCGCCGAGGGCGACCGCTCGGAGAATGCCGAGTACATCTACCGCAAGAAGCAGCTGGGCGGGATCGACCGGCGCATCCGTTTCCTGCGCAGGCGACTCTCAGTGCTTAAAGTCGTGGACCGCACCCCCGCCGGCACCGAGCAGGTGTTCTTCGGCGCCTGGGTCACGGTGGAGGACGAGACCGGTGCAGAGGCGCGCTTCCGCATCGTCGGCCCGGACGAGTTCGACCAGGCGCCCGAGTACATCAGCATGGATGCGCCCCTCGCCCGCGCGCTCCTCAAGCGCAGCCCCGGCGACGAGGTGACGCTGGAGCTGGCGGCGGGGCGCAAGACCTGGTTGCTGCTCGAGGTCACTTACGAGGCGCCGGACTGA
- a CDS encoding acyl-CoA dehydrogenase family protein — MDFSFTEEQLMIQEAARDFAQREIVPIAAEFDISGKFPEETLRKAGELGFMGVEVPEEYGGSALDAVGFALMMEEIAAADAAHSTIISVHNSLYCNGILQYGTEEQKQKYVTPVASGEVFAAYALTEPQSGSDAANMRTRAVRDGDHYVINGKKSWITSGPVARYILLFAMTDPAAGPKGVSAFMIDTEKDGFHRGKIEPKLGIRASATCEIELADYRCPVEDRIANEGDGFKIAMSILDAGRIGIAAQAVGIARAAYEASLQYVRERHAFGTPIGSFQMIQAKVADMKMRLEAARLLTLKAAWNKKVAAAAGLRNTTESSCAKLFASEAAMFITHAAVQIHGGMGYSKEMPIERYFRDAKITEIYEGTSEIQRMVIARQETGLR; from the coding sequence ATGGACTTCTCGTTCACCGAAGAACAGCTCATGATCCAGGAAGCCGCCCGCGACTTCGCCCAGCGCGAGATCGTCCCCATCGCGGCCGAGTTCGACATCAGCGGCAAGTTCCCGGAAGAGACCCTGCGCAAGGCCGGCGAACTCGGCTTCATGGGCGTCGAAGTGCCGGAGGAATACGGCGGCTCGGCGCTGGACGCGGTCGGCTTCGCCCTGATGATGGAAGAGATCGCCGCCGCCGACGCCGCCCACTCGACCATCATCTCGGTGCACAACTCGCTCTACTGCAACGGCATCCTGCAGTACGGCACCGAGGAGCAGAAGCAGAAGTACGTGACGCCAGTGGCCTCGGGCGAGGTCTTCGCGGCCTACGCCCTGACCGAGCCGCAGTCGGGCTCGGACGCCGCCAACATGCGCACCCGTGCCGTGCGCGACGGCGACCACTACGTCATCAACGGCAAGAAGTCCTGGATCACCTCCGGCCCAGTGGCCAGGTACATCCTCCTGTTCGCCATGACCGACCCGGCCGCCGGCCCGAAGGGCGTGTCGGCGTTCATGATCGACACCGAGAAGGACGGCTTCCACCGCGGCAAAATCGAGCCCAAGCTGGGCATCCGCGCCTCGGCCACCTGCGAGATCGAGCTGGCCGACTACCGCTGCCCGGTCGAGGACCGCATCGCCAACGAGGGCGATGGCTTCAAGATCGCCATGAGCATCCTCGACGCCGGCCGCATCGGCATCGCCGCCCAGGCCGTGGGCATCGCCCGCGCCGCGTATGAGGCGAGCCTGCAGTACGTGCGCGAGCGCCATGCCTTCGGCACGCCGATCGGCAGCTTCCAGATGATCCAGGCCAAGGTCGCCGACATGAAGATGCGCCTCGAGGCCGCCCGCCTGCTGACGCTGAAGGCGGCCTGGAACAAGAAGGTCGCGGCCGCAGCCGGCCTGCGCAACACCACCGAGTCCTCCTGCGCCAAGCTGTTCGCCTCCGAGGCCGCGATGTTCATCACGCACGCGGCGGTGCAGATCCACGGCGGCATGGGCTACAGCAAGGAAATGCCCATCGAGCGCTATTTCCGCGACGCCAAGATCACCGAGATCTACGAGGGCACCAGCGAGATCCAGCGCATGGTCATCGCCAGGCAGGAAACC